The following are encoded in a window of Aythya fuligula isolate bAytFul2 chromosome 26, bAytFul2.pri, whole genome shotgun sequence genomic DNA:
- the LOC116499273 gene encoding actin-like protein 7A, which translates to MDNTGIDAVCSYKNDISIARFDREMVYHELSTMTNGITKLGHYSLEKNSLYIDGFHLSEAATTRKPVLTKAPAIMGYKLSFRIVNENLTNPDSQSPEYKAAVESISNKMNRLYRQSNLQDQFLNCSITRLRSGSIVVDCKCFFQAEPSINRTVVERAFQDGTSNATGVWLGSSYQLQEFSVGGLELAIEAATYKTPLNSGKENFRLKFRISNLPYSPELQDSRSQMYQEVKKKIEKELDVFRISSMKDYFAGCNVENFGPVHGKAYVSVDSVCKFTLESFSRTLQKEDVYEELKHLTHRFTKLGSSYELEDQSLVVEGYSPLTTVEQESKRSGDMSQTNAAALRQRNIPPALMRMPSVLQPPWCKSGLDPCPSTAREQLHGAAVLLHLTVLPPQTVTVAPSLSSSSKCPLASGLCRRPQAGGMGSSQDEDSLGTRTCSPISSLHECHQNELGLRSVSSFSSTTISSFLSEDLGLRIGPVVIDMGTRSCRAGFSGHQAPSAEISTLVSHTTVLSESLEETRSEAFFGEEALLYPDTEIVEVMQNGIIINWEAAETLWQHMFEHKLGVPPEEHALLITEPPLSPTSGRENMAEVAFESLGSPGIFMAPQPVLSTYAHGRTSAFVVDIGHVVTHAVPVHDGNCLAYAIKRTDVAGSCLTWYLTMLLGDMEHMLGDWMSPVVEDIKHTCCYVAFDFNNECLLSPTSCTLDFTLPDGQTISLGKERFQCPEVLFNPLPTWGDSYVGIHEMAQRSLDLLPEDIRSAMHRNILLCGGSSLFEGLPRRLGSELAQCLPSSTEVEVVATPGRRHAAWMGGSVLASLTNFQSCWIRRDEYYEEGPCIVHQKCF; encoded by the exons ATGGACAACACTGGCATTGATGCTGTCTGCAGCTACAAAAATGACATTAGCATTGCCAGGTTTGACAGAGAAATGGTTTATCATGAGCTGAGCACCATGACAAATGGCATCACCAAACTAGGGCACTACAGCCTAGAGAAGAACAGCCTGTACATTGATG gTTTCCACCTCAGTGAGGCAGCTACCACCAGAAAGCCTGTCTTGACTAAAGCTCCAGCCATAATGGGCTACAAATTGAGCTTTAGAATAGTCAATGAAAATTTAACTAATCCAGACTCTCAGTCTCCAGAGTATAAAGCAGCGGTGGAAAGCATCAGTAACAAG atgaaCCGGTTATACCGTCAGAGCAACCTGCAAGACCAGTTCCTGAACTGCAGTATTACAAGACTAAG GAGTGGATCCATTGTGGTTGACTGCAAGTGCTTCTTCCAAGCAGAGCCCAGCATCAACAGGACTGTAGTTGAAAGGGCTTTTCAGGATGGGACTTCAAATGCAACTGGAGTATGGTTAGGAAGCAGCTACCAGCTGCAAGAATTCTCAGTAGGTG GCTTGGAGCTAGCAATTGAGGCAGCAACTTACAAAACACCTCTCAACTCtgggaaagaaaacttcagattAAAATTCAGAATCTCCAACCTTCCCTATTCCCCAGAACTGCAGGACTCCAGGTCACAGATGTACCAAGaggtcaaaaagaaaattgagaaaGAG CTTGATGTATTCAGAATTAGCAGCATGAAGGACTACTTTGCTGGCTGTAATGTTGAGAACTTTGG GCCTGTCCATGGGAAAGCTTATGTAAGTGTAGATTCAGTCTGCAAATTCACACTGGAATCCTTCTCAAGGACTTTACAAAAGGAAGACGTGTATGAGGAACTGAAACACCTGACACACAGGTTCACCAAGCTGGGCTCCAGCTATGAGCTAGAGGATCAGAGTCTGGTGGTTGAAG GTTACTCTCCACTCACAACAGTAGAACAGGAGTCCAAAAGATCCG GTGACATGTCTCAGACCAATGCAGCAGCATTGAGGCAACGCAACATTCCACCAGCTCTCATGCGCATGCCCAGCGTGCTGCAGCCTCCGTGGTGCAAAAGTGGGCTGGATCCTTGCCCGTCAACAGCCAGAGAACAGCTGCATGGCGCggcagtgctgctgcatctCACGGTGCTACCTCCTCAAACAGTCACAGTAGcacccagcctcagcagcagcagcaagtgcCCGCTGGCATCCG GGCTGTGCAGGAGGCCACAGGCAGGTGGGATGGGATCTTCCCAGGATGAGGACTCTCTGGGGACAAGGACTTGCTCCCCAATATCTTCCCTGCATGAATGCCACCAGAATGAGCTGGGGCTGAGGTCTGTAAGCAGCTTCTCCTCCACCACCATCAGCTCCTTCTTGAGTGAGGACCTGGGGTTGAGAATAGGACCAGTCGTGATCGATATGGGcacaaggagctgcagagcaggatttTCTGGACATCAGGCACCCAGTGCCGAAATCAGCACCCTGGTGAGCCACACCACAGTGTTGTCCGAGAGCCTGGAAGAAACCAGATCTGAGGCTTTTTTTGGGGAAGAAGCCTTGCTTTATCCAGACACTGAAATTGTTGAGGTGATGCAGAATGGCATCATCATCAactgggaggcagcagaaacCCTGTGGCAGCACATGTTCGAACACAAGCTTGGGGTGCCCCCTGAGGAGCATGCGCTGCTCATCACAGAGCCCCCACTCAGCCCCACCAGTGGACGGGAAAATATGGCAGAGGTGGCCTTTGAGTCACTGGGCTCCCCTGGAATCTTCATGgcccctcagcctgtcctttcCACCTATGCCCATGGCAGAACTAGCGCCTTCGTGGTAGACATTGGCCACGTTGTCACCCACGCTGTGCCGGTCCACGATGGGAACTGCTTGGCTTATGCCATTAAGAGGACAGACGTGGCAGGGTCATGCCTCACCTGGTACCTGACAATGCTTCTGGGGGACATGGAGCACATGCTTGGTGATTGGATGTCCCCCGTGGTGGAAGACATCAAGCACACATGCTGCTATGTCGCTTTTGACTTCAATAATGAGTGCCTCCTCTCACCCACCAGCTGCACGCTGGATTTTACCCTGCCCGACGGGCAGACCATCAGCCTTGGCAAGGAGAGGTTTCAGTGCCCAGAGGTGCTCTTCAACCCCCTACCGACATGGGGGGATTCCTATGTGGGCATCCACGAGATGGCCCAGAGAAGCCTCGACCTGCTTCCAGAGGACATCAGGTCAGCGATGCACAGAAACATCCTCCTGTGTGGAGGGTCCTCACTGTTCGAGGGGCTGCCGAGGAGACTTGGCAGTGAGCTGGCTCAGTGCCTGCCCTCCAGCACCGAGGTGGAGGTGGTGGCCACACCGGGAAGGAGGCATGCGGCCTGGATGGGGGGCTCTGTCCTTGCCTCCCTCACAAATTTCCAGTCATGCTGGATCCGCAGGGATGAGTACTACGAAGAGGGGCCGTGCATCGTCCACCAGAAATGCTTCTGA